In one Sphingomonas naphthae genomic region, the following are encoded:
- a CDS encoding recombinase family protein: MALFGYARVSTTDQDLGIQEAALRAAGCQTIRSEKKSGAGREARTELQVLLDFLREGDTLVVTRIDRLARSMKDLQDIVHELKGRGVALKATEQPIDTRTAAGKAFLDMLGVFAEFETNLRKERQAEGIAAAKARGVYKGGKTRIDPEAVRRRAAEGMRPAHIARELGISRGTVYRFLPAASLGPNDALPSESALLHSPATDADPS; encoded by the coding sequence ATGGCGCTTTTCGGATATGCCCGCGTTTCTACAACGGATCAGGATCTCGGGATCCAGGAGGCCGCCTTGCGAGCCGCGGGATGTCAGACGATCCGATCGGAAAAAAAGTCCGGCGCCGGCCGAGAGGCTCGAACCGAGTTACAAGTCCTCCTCGATTTCCTGCGCGAAGGCGACACCCTGGTCGTAACGCGGATCGACCGTCTCGCACGATCGATGAAGGACCTTCAGGACATCGTGCACGAGTTGAAGGGCAGGGGGGTAGCCCTGAAGGCGACAGAGCAGCCGATTGATACCCGCACTGCCGCCGGTAAAGCGTTCCTAGATATGCTTGGCGTCTTTGCAGAGTTCGAGACGAACCTGCGTAAGGAACGGCAGGCGGAGGGGATCGCGGCTGCCAAGGCGCGAGGCGTCTATAAAGGCGGTAAAACGCGTATCGACCCGGAGGCGGTGCGCCGGCGCGCGGCAGAGGGCATGCGCCCTGCACATATTGCCCGTGAACTGGGGATTTCGCGAGGGACGGTCTACCGTTTTCTGCCTGCGGCGTCTCTCGGACCAAACGATGCCTTGCCATCGGAATCCGCTCTACTGCATAGTCCGGCTACCGATGCCGATCCGTCCTGA
- a CDS encoding AbrB/MazE/SpoVT family DNA-binding domain-containing protein, with the protein MASQSIDINVAGNGRMVLPASVRKAMGLHGDTKIILTVEDDQVRLSPIGHGVSRAQALYRAHANHARTTDDFLEDRKAEAAADHGEDTSAASDRDA; encoded by the coding sequence GTGGCATCACAATCCATAGATATCAACGTTGCTGGTAATGGCCGCATGGTTCTTCCGGCATCGGTACGAAAGGCGATGGGTCTGCATGGCGATACGAAGATCATCCTAACTGTCGAGGATGATCAGGTGCGCCTGTCCCCTATTGGTCATGGCGTATCACGCGCGCAGGCACTCTATCGAGCACATGCCAATCATGCTCGCACGACCGACGACTTCCTGGAAGATCGGAAGGCGGAAGCCGCCGCTGATCACGGTGAGGACACGTCCGCTGCATCGGATCGAGACGCATAA
- a CDS encoding type II toxin-antitoxin system VapC family toxin, whose product MAFVVLDASAVLALVRDEPGADKVAPHIGRAAISAVNLQEVIKELLLSGLDEPTTRELLDELRLDVRAHDTEAAYAAAALHAQTRQYGRGLGDRSCLALAVQLGVPALTADREWKKVKVKNLKLEHIR is encoded by the coding sequence ATGGCATTCGTCGTTCTCGACGCATCCGCAGTGTTGGCGTTGGTCCGAGATGAACCCGGTGCCGACAAGGTCGCCCCCCACATCGGGCGCGCAGCGATATCGGCGGTCAACCTCCAGGAGGTGATTAAGGAGCTGCTGCTCAGTGGCCTCGACGAGCCGACCACCCGCGAATTGCTCGACGAGCTTCGACTAGACGTTCGCGCCCACGATACCGAAGCGGCCTATGCCGCCGCGGCTCTCCATGCCCAGACGCGCCAATATGGTCGTGGACTGGGTGACCGATCATGTCTCGCGCTCGCTGTGCAGCTTGGGGTCCCTGCCCTCACTGCCGATCGTGAGTGGAAAAAGGTGAAGGTGAAAAACCTGAAGCTTGAACATATCCGGTAA